Genomic segment of Streptococcus pneumoniae:
AACCTTTCGCTTTGTCAAACCTAACCTCATTCAACTAAACTGTTCCAACATTGTTGTGGATCCTAAAGACCACTTGGCTGAAAAGACGGGGAAGCTCTTTTTGGAGAACGGCTATCAGGTCAAAATCTTGGATTTGGTCAATATGACCAATTCGGATGGCTTTAATCCCTTTCGCTATGTGGAGACAGAAAATGATTTGAACCGCATGCTTACGGTTTATTTCAATAATACCAAAGGGTCTGGTTCACGAAGCGATCCCTTTTGGGATGAGGCTTCTATGACTTTGGTTAGAAGCCTAGCCTCTTACCTGGTCGATTTTTACAATCCACCAGGCAGTTCAAAGCAAGAAAAGGAAGCTAGGAAGAAACGTGGTCGTTACCCAAGCTTTTCAGAAATAGGAAAACTTATCAAACTGCTTTCTAAAGGGGAGAATCAAGACAAGAGTGTCCTAGAAGTCCTCTTTGAAAACTATGCTAAAAAGTATGGGACGGAAAACTTTACCATGCGCAATTGGGCCGATTTTCAAAACTATAAGGACAAGACCTTGGATTCGGTGATTGCGGTGACAACTGCTAAGTTTGCCATTTTTAATATCCAATCCGTCATTGATTTAACCAAGCGGGATACCATGGAGTTAAAAACATGGGGGACACAGAAAACCATGGTCTATCTAGTGATTCCTGACAATGATACGACCTTTCGCTTTCTTTCTGCCCTCTTTTTCTCAATGGTCTTTTCAACCTTGACCAGACAAGCAGATGTGGACTTTAAGGGGAGGCTTCCGATTCACGTGAGAGCTTACCTAGATGAGTTTGCGAACTGTGGTGAGATTCCTGACTTTGCGGAACAGACTTCAACGGTTCGCTCACGAAATATGAGTCTGGTACCAATCCTTCAAAATATCGCTCAACTCCAAGGACTCTATAAGGAAAAGGAGGCTTGGAAAACCATTCTAGGGAACTGCGATAGCTTGCTTTACTTGGGTGGAAATGACGAAGAGACCTTCAAATTCATGAGTAACCTTTTAGGCAAACAGACCATTGATGTGAGAAACACTAGTCGCTCCTTCGGACAAACAGGCTCTGGCTCGCTCTCTTATCAAAAGATTGCACGAGACCTCATGACTCCTGATGAGGTTGGAAATATGAAGAGAGATGAGTGCTTGGTTCGGA
This window contains:
- a CDS encoding VirD4-like conjugal transfer protein, CD1115 family is translated as MYSLKKGIVFGGLGLTLGYVCHRLTLLYDSLPNQPPLEKVAYLLGDGQEKVLNPLWNLSFTGRSFLAFLLGLFTMGLVYLYVSTGQKVYREGAEYGSARFGTTKERQAFFSKNPLNDTILARNVRLTLLEKKKPQYDRNKNLVVIGGSGAGKTFRFVKPNLIQLNCSNIVVDPKDHLAEKTGKLFLENGYQVKILDLVNMTNSDGFNPFRYVETENDLNRMLTVYFNNTKGSGSRSDPFWDEASMTLVRSLASYLVDFYNPPGSSKQEKEARKKRGRYPSFSEIGKLIKLLSKGENQDKSVLEVLFENYAKKYGTENFTMRNWADFQNYKDKTLDSVIAVTTAKFAIFNIQSVIDLTKRDTMELKTWGTQKTMVYLVIPDNDTTFRFLSALFFSMVFSTLTRQADVDFKGRLPIHVRAYLDEFANCGEIPDFAEQTSTVRSRNMSLVPILQNIAQLQGLYKEKEAWKTILGNCDSLLYLGGNDEETFKFMSNLLGKQTIDVRNTSRSFGQTGSGSLSYQKIARDLMTPDEVGNMKRDECLVRIAGVPVFKDKKYLPFKHKNWKFLADKETDERWWDYQIDPLGQEEMMDWTNHKVRDLRKETTLK